A single genomic interval of Dyella sp. GSA-30 harbors:
- a CDS encoding Hsp70 family protein: protein MHIGIDFGTSYSAAGAIVNGKLTLVRFGNAEQFRTAVFFPELVPDPNDFELTPDLQAQLEAQLRLARTQHRQEAAAASARGQLAAARSDDELRREALRVVRRQWMEDQTREAVASVASFQHALFGEEAVEGYLDSGGGNLIESPKSMFGYRLDPQVRKVIVHIATHILEHIRLTASRQFGAPVRGAVIGRPVEFRSSMGAKGSEQAIDILREAAAIAGFDTVNFLEEPAAAAMHYHKSLDTRQPALIVDIGGGTTDVTFAQLGGDEHPQIVRNWGLPKGGTDLDVALSLHSFMPLLGKDTVRVPQHQFVEAASVHNLPKQREFRKQNYRLIPEPFGSRLRALQELGATTRLNQLAERTKITLSTEANYQADLDFIESKLAAETDREDFDAAIESFLQQLERTLGTVRSDLEQLPDSVFLTGGTSRSPQIRERVKQSFPEMPLVLGDPSLGVVSGLAVAASEMDDA, encoded by the coding sequence ATGCACATCGGCATCGATTTCGGCACCAGCTACTCGGCGGCCGGCGCCATCGTCAACGGCAAGCTCACCCTGGTCCGTTTCGGCAATGCCGAGCAGTTCCGTACGGCTGTGTTCTTTCCGGAGCTGGTACCCGACCCCAACGACTTCGAGCTGACGCCCGATCTGCAGGCACAGCTCGAAGCGCAGCTGCGCCTGGCACGTACCCAGCACCGTCAGGAAGCTGCGGCAGCCAGCGCTCGCGGACAGCTCGCGGCAGCGCGAAGCGACGACGAGCTGAGGCGCGAAGCGCTGCGCGTGGTTCGCCGACAATGGATGGAAGACCAGACCCGCGAAGCGGTGGCGTCCGTTGCCAGCTTTCAGCATGCGCTGTTCGGCGAGGAAGCCGTGGAGGGTTATCTAGATAGCGGCGGCGGCAATCTGATCGAGTCACCCAAGTCCATGTTCGGTTACCGGCTCGATCCGCAGGTGCGCAAGGTGATCGTGCATATCGCCACGCATATCCTCGAGCACATCCGCCTTACTGCCAGCCGGCAGTTCGGTGCGCCGGTGCGCGGCGCGGTGATCGGTCGGCCAGTGGAGTTTCGCAGCTCGATGGGCGCCAAGGGTTCGGAACAAGCGATCGATATTCTGCGTGAAGCTGCCGCCATCGCCGGTTTCGACACGGTGAATTTTCTCGAAGAGCCCGCGGCTGCCGCGATGCACTATCACAAGAGTCTGGATACCCGGCAGCCCGCACTTATCGTGGACATCGGCGGCGGCACCACCGATGTGACCTTTGCCCAGCTCGGCGGCGACGAACACCCGCAGATCGTGCGTAATTGGGGCTTGCCCAAGGGCGGTACCGATCTCGATGTGGCCTTGAGCCTGCACAGCTTCATGCCGTTGCTGGGTAAAGACACAGTCCGCGTACCCCAGCATCAGTTCGTCGAAGCTGCCAGCGTGCACAACCTGCCCAAGCAGCGCGAGTTTCGCAAGCAGAACTATCGGTTGATTCCCGAGCCGTTCGGCTCACGCCTGCGTGCATTGCAGGAACTGGGCGCCACCACCCGGCTCAACCAGCTTGCCGAGCGCACCAAGATCACCTTGAGCACCGAGGCAAACTACCAGGCCGACCTGGATTTCATCGAATCGAAGCTTGCCGCGGAAACCGACCGCGAAGATTTTGACGCAGCGATCGAGTCGTTTCTCCAGCAGCTCGAACGCACCCTTGGTACGGTGCGGAGCGACCTGGAGCAACTCCCCGATAGCGTCTTTCTTACCGGCGGCACGTCACGCTCGCCGCAAATTCGAGAGCGCGTGAAACAAAGCTTTCCCGAGATGCCGCTGGTACTGGGCGATCCGTCGCTGGGCGTAGTGTCGGGCTTGGCAGTGGCCGCCAGCGAAATGGACGACGCCTGA
- a CDS encoding FUSC family protein yields MTESQDLAKGTAVLARAFAAAIVTMLAALATLACAMAIDPEPGPGVLAIVLCMSFARSHLDHNLRGRIEAAIALPVVGLVVTGVGMLLHRAPWIGAGVFVTGIFVSIWMRKFGPDARRAGSLIALPFIVILTTPYIPTKHVSHLVAALVPIVVALLAVFWVAVFQALARRLHILPPLREVAAPIPAATANESSLHPLASTRMALQMAVALAVSFVVGYVFFAERWAWIVLTAFIVNSGNRGRLDVAYKSVLRVGGAAVGTVLALAFTLHIGAHDVTTVALILASIFLGLWLRPLGYAWWALFVTLALALLQGFNGSTAQNILWPRLEEIVIGAIIGVVSAWAVYPVRSTAVLRRRIADTLAALSEAVDPATHERSAKGFVAGLAEVEQVAPAFRASRLATRWLKPVHPADWIDVLAACRAPAIALIATGQTPGAVRKAVGAARKALREPEGLLPALEAMRRSLMDIDLAQPLTPHD; encoded by the coding sequence TTGACTGAATCGCAAGATCTGGCCAAAGGCACTGCGGTTCTTGCGCGCGCCTTCGCCGCGGCGATAGTGACCATGCTGGCCGCGCTCGCCACACTGGCATGCGCCATGGCGATCGACCCGGAGCCAGGACCGGGCGTGCTGGCGATCGTGCTTTGCATGTCCTTTGCGCGCAGCCACCTGGATCACAACCTGCGTGGGCGGATCGAGGCCGCTATTGCGTTACCTGTCGTGGGCCTGGTGGTTACCGGAGTGGGGATGCTGCTTCACCGCGCTCCCTGGATCGGTGCGGGCGTATTTGTGACAGGCATCTTCGTATCGATCTGGATGCGGAAATTCGGACCCGACGCGCGACGCGCCGGCTCGCTTATCGCGTTGCCATTTATCGTCATTCTCACTACGCCTTATATCCCGACGAAGCATGTCAGCCACCTTGTTGCGGCCCTGGTTCCGATCGTCGTGGCGTTACTGGCCGTGTTCTGGGTGGCTGTATTTCAAGCGTTGGCGCGTCGGCTTCATATCCTGCCCCCGTTGCGGGAAGTCGCCGCGCCCATCCCGGCAGCAACGGCAAATGAGAGTTCGCTACATCCTTTGGCAAGCACACGCATGGCGCTGCAGATGGCCGTTGCGTTGGCCGTTTCGTTTGTCGTCGGGTATGTCTTTTTTGCCGAGCGCTGGGCCTGGATCGTGCTCACTGCATTCATCGTCAACAGCGGCAATCGCGGCCGCCTGGATGTTGCCTATAAAAGCGTACTGCGCGTCGGTGGCGCTGCCGTCGGCACCGTGCTGGCTCTTGCCTTTACGCTGCATATCGGCGCTCACGATGTCACCACGGTCGCCTTGATTCTCGCCTCGATTTTCCTCGGCCTGTGGTTGCGCCCGCTCGGATACGCATGGTGGGCACTGTTCGTCACTCTGGCGCTGGCCCTTTTGCAGGGTTTCAACGGTTCGACTGCGCAAAACATCCTGTGGCCTCGCCTGGAAGAGATTGTCATCGGTGCCATCATTGGCGTGGTGTCCGCCTGGGCGGTGTATCCAGTCAGATCCACCGCAGTCCTGCGTCGACGCATCGCCGATACGCTGGCAGCCTTGTCGGAGGCCGTCGATCCCGCCACACACGAACGCAGCGCGAAGGGTTTTGTCGCCGGACTTGCCGAGGTAGAGCAGGTCGCTCCGGCATTCAGGGCCAGCCGCCTTGCCACTCGGTGGCTCAAGCCGGTTCACCCTGCCGATTGGATCGATGTGCTCGCCGCATGTCGCGCCCCTGCCATCGCACTGATCGCAACGGGCCAGACCCCGGGGGCGGTGCGCAAAGCGGTCGGAGCCGCGCGCAAGGCTCTACGCGAGCCTGAAGGCTTGCTGCCTGCGCTGGAGGCCATGCGACGGTCGCTGATGGATATAGACTTGGCGCAACCACTCACGCCCCACGACTAG
- a CDS encoding MBL fold metallo-hydrolase, producing MPSPDPRHPSVEPFFHKDTGTFTYVVHHANSAVVIDPVLDYDAAAASTSTASVDQVVAFVRDRQLNVAWILETHAHADHLSAGSYLRDTFNAPLAIGRKIVNVQAHFKPLFDLGDEFLPDGSQFDRLLDDDDALIAGEMNVRVMATPGHTDDGLTYLIGDTAFIGDTLFAPDTGTARCDFPGGDAALLYRSIQKILSLPADTRIFLCHDYPPHGRAQAPESTIAAQRESNVHVGRNMAENQFVAMRQARDASLAVPRLILPALQINIRGGRLPSSDANGIAYLRLPLNQIRRKT from the coding sequence ATGCCGTCACCTGATCCACGCCACCCGTCCGTCGAGCCGTTCTTTCACAAGGACACCGGCACGTTTACCTATGTCGTTCACCATGCGAACTCGGCGGTGGTCATCGATCCGGTGCTCGACTACGACGCAGCGGCGGCAAGCACAAGCACCGCTTCTGTCGATCAGGTAGTCGCATTCGTTCGCGACCGGCAATTGAACGTGGCCTGGATTCTCGAAACCCATGCGCATGCTGATCACCTGAGTGCAGGGAGCTACCTGCGCGATACCTTCAACGCTCCATTGGCCATCGGGCGAAAGATCGTCAACGTCCAGGCGCACTTCAAACCCCTGTTCGATCTGGGCGACGAATTTCTGCCGGATGGTAGTCAGTTCGATCGTCTGCTCGACGATGACGATGCATTGATCGCTGGCGAGATGAATGTTCGCGTGATGGCCACGCCCGGCCACACCGATGATGGCCTCACCTATTTGATCGGCGATACGGCCTTTATCGGCGACACGCTCTTCGCGCCCGATACCGGCACGGCACGCTGTGATTTTCCGGGTGGCGATGCGGCTTTGCTCTACCGCTCCATACAAAAGATTCTTTCGCTGCCTGCGGACACACGCATCTTTCTCTGCCACGACTATCCTCCCCACGGGCGGGCCCAGGCACCGGAAAGTACGATCGCCGCGCAACGAGAGAGCAACGTGCACGTTGGGCGAAACATGGCGGAGAACCAGTTCGTCGCCATGCGACAAGCACGCGACGCCAGCCTCGCCGTTCCCAGGCTCATTCTTCCGGCTCTCCAAATAAATATTCGCGGCGGGCGCCTGCCCTCGTCCGATGCAAACGGTATCGCGTATCTCAGGCTGCCCCTGAACCAGATAAGACGCAAGACATGA
- a CDS encoding PLP-dependent aminotransferase family protein has product MLLYERLAEQLREQIAQGALSAGERLPSIRQLAQGHGVSVATAVQACLQLEREGLAVARPRSGYFVRAAMPQPPVVRSTRRRVPGTVSNPALQDVLDMLARSDVLPLHSATPAPSLLPQAALSASLSRCLRHGQAASLDYAPPQGHLVLRRQIAQRYAQVGAAVAPDEIVITAGAMEAISLALRTVTKPGDVVVVETPTYHGILQAVAALQLKVLEVPNLPGQGIDVARLEQLLQQNTVRAAILIPNFNNPLGSLTSDADKQALLKSCARHGTVIIEDDIYGELAWSGQRPSPLRRWDKQGIVISCGSFSKILAPGLRVGWLAGSAWTEALIRAKYFSSVGCASLPQLAMADYLQRHDLERHLRRLRCTLADNAQRLHEAIARHWPVGTRASEPRGGLSLWLQLPDGGDGRALFEAALAKGIGTSPGVLFSSRGDYTDCMRLCCGLPWDERLELALKQLGQLAKRAV; this is encoded by the coding sequence ATGCTTCTCTACGAGCGGTTGGCCGAGCAATTGCGGGAGCAGATCGCGCAAGGCGCGCTGAGCGCCGGGGAGCGGCTACCCTCGATTCGCCAGTTGGCTCAAGGTCATGGCGTCAGCGTAGCCACGGCTGTACAGGCCTGTTTGCAATTGGAGCGGGAGGGGTTGGCAGTGGCGCGCCCGCGTTCCGGATATTTCGTACGTGCGGCCATGCCTCAGCCGCCTGTGGTGAGATCGACACGCCGCCGTGTGCCCGGCACGGTCAGCAACCCGGCCTTGCAGGACGTGCTGGATATGCTGGCGCGCAGCGATGTGCTGCCGCTGCACAGCGCGACGCCCGCGCCATCGCTGCTGCCGCAGGCGGCATTGTCCGCGTCGCTGTCACGTTGTTTGCGGCATGGGCAAGCCGCGTCGCTCGATTACGCGCCGCCGCAAGGTCATCTGGTATTGCGCCGACAGATCGCGCAGCGCTACGCGCAGGTCGGTGCGGCGGTGGCGCCGGACGAGATTGTCATCACGGCCGGTGCGATGGAGGCGATCAGTCTGGCGCTGCGCACCGTCACCAAGCCTGGCGATGTCGTCGTCGTTGAAACGCCGACTTACCACGGCATTTTGCAGGCGGTAGCGGCGTTGCAATTGAAGGTGCTGGAGGTGCCCAATCTTCCGGGGCAGGGCATCGACGTGGCTCGTCTGGAACAACTGTTGCAACAGAACACGGTACGAGCAGCGATACTCATACCTAACTTCAACAACCCGCTTGGCAGCCTGACCAGCGATGCCGATAAACAGGCACTGCTGAAAAGCTGTGCGCGGCATGGCACCGTCATCATCGAAGACGATATCTACGGCGAGCTTGCCTGGTCCGGCCAGCGCCCATCGCCTCTGCGCCGCTGGGACAAGCAGGGCATCGTGATCAGTTGCGGTTCGTTCTCCAAGATACTGGCGCCCGGTCTTCGTGTCGGCTGGTTGGCCGGTAGTGCGTGGACCGAAGCGTTGATACGCGCCAAGTATTTTTCCAGCGTCGGTTGCGCAAGCTTGCCCCAGCTGGCCATGGCCGACTATCTGCAACGGCACGATCTTGAGCGGCACCTTCGTCGTTTGCGCTGCACGCTGGCTGACAACGCGCAACGTCTGCATGAAGCTATTGCCCGCCACTGGCCCGTTGGCACCCGGGCCAGCGAACCGCGGGGCGGTTTGTCTTTGTGGCTGCAATTGCCAGATGGTGGAGACGGTCGTGCACTGTTCGAAGCCGCACTTGCGAAAGGTATCGGCACCTCACCCGGCGTATTGTTTTCCAGCCGTGGCGACTACACCGACTGTATGCGGCTCTGTTGTGGCTTGCCGTGGGACGAGAGGCTGGAACTGGCGCTTAAACAGCTGGGGCAGTTGGCGAAGCGGGCAGTGTAG
- a CDS encoding DMT family transporter, protein MSPTADRGGARTALFQLLFAELLIGSVGVFVHESGQDPITAVFYRCLFGGLFLLGWGLARGHLNGLLSDRTLLRGALISGVLLVLNWVALFAGMARSSIGVATLVYHFFPFVMLILAALFQGERTQPADLLWTLLGFVGVACAADPGRLWHDADASYLVGIGLTLLGAVLCGASLLMSRQIGRQRPFALVMIQCWVGVAMLAGFSSGGVFHAGPHWAWLVGLGVIHSGIVYVLFYSSYPRLPVVTIAVVAFVYPLVTLILDYLIYGHRLVPVQLMGLGLIVLSTLGVNLKWRLFQWRGRRTGASHT, encoded by the coding sequence ATGTCCCCTACCGCTGACCGTGGAGGCGCACGCACGGCGCTGTTCCAACTGTTGTTTGCCGAGCTGTTGATTGGATCGGTAGGCGTCTTTGTCCACGAAAGCGGGCAGGATCCGATTACGGCAGTGTTCTATCGATGCCTCTTCGGCGGACTCTTTCTATTGGGCTGGGGCCTCGCACGCGGCCATCTGAACGGCCTGCTATCGGACCGGACGCTATTGCGCGGCGCGCTGATCAGCGGTGTATTGCTGGTGCTCAACTGGGTCGCGTTGTTTGCCGGCATGGCACGCTCGTCCATCGGCGTGGCCACGCTGGTCTATCACTTCTTTCCCTTTGTCATGCTGATCCTCGCCGCCTTGTTTCAGGGCGAACGAACACAGCCGGCCGATCTGTTGTGGACGCTGCTTGGCTTTGTGGGTGTCGCGTGCGCGGCTGACCCGGGACGCCTGTGGCACGATGCCGATGCGTCTTACCTCGTCGGTATCGGGCTCACCCTTTTGGGGGCGGTCCTGTGTGGCGCATCGCTGCTTATGTCCCGACAGATCGGCCGGCAGCGGCCGTTCGCACTGGTGATGATCCAGTGCTGGGTAGGCGTGGCGATGCTGGCGGGTTTCAGCAGCGGCGGCGTGTTTCACGCCGGCCCGCATTGGGCATGGCTGGTGGGGCTGGGCGTGATACACAGCGGCATCGTCTACGTGCTGTTCTATTCGTCGTATCCGCGTTTGCCGGTGGTCACTATTGCGGTCGTCGCGTTCGTTTACCCGCTGGTGACGCTGATTCTCGATTATCTGATCTACGGGCACCGGCTGGTGCCGGTGCAACTGATGGGACTTGGGCTGATCGTGCTCAGTACGCTTGGGGTCAATCTGAAATGGCGCTTGTTCCAGTGGCGTGGTCGCCGGACCGGCGCTTCACATACTTGA
- a CDS encoding DUF535 family protein: MDSLGYFARSFRARHDWQDTFSGLKYLIRSASHWRQHRDWLAFLQSHPLLRATVRRHPRVQERYQHPYLCQGLDTPQRLRVLRNHYLAALRHLHPDAYAEIYIGNGLLCGPFALRQGQQFHLRISACSGVECEGELRVALVDTASGRDISHASMSLTDRGRTLIVGCLQGARGEGNRDVVRDFTRESHGLRPKNLLLSIIYVIAQGMHARVLGVSGKTHPLQGRQGFVAPYDDFWQENGGSLDDRGFYLLPEREPIRLESAVESKNRAAFRRREALRQSVCTTLSEALFRRGYPEIEQALGKLLSTKTQPDEKLPSDGALAR; encoded by the coding sequence ATGGATTCGTTGGGTTATTTCGCGCGATCGTTCCGCGCACGGCATGACTGGCAAGACACGTTCAGTGGCTTGAAATATCTGATTCGCAGCGCATCGCATTGGCGTCAGCATCGGGATTGGCTCGCGTTCCTGCAGTCGCATCCGCTGCTTCGTGCAACGGTTCGCCGCCACCCTCGCGTGCAAGAGCGTTACCAGCATCCTTACTTGTGCCAGGGCCTGGATACGCCGCAACGCCTGAGAGTTCTGCGAAATCATTACCTGGCCGCGTTGCGTCATCTGCATCCCGATGCCTATGCCGAGATCTATATCGGCAACGGCCTACTTTGCGGTCCCTTCGCGTTACGGCAGGGGCAGCAGTTTCACTTGAGAATCTCCGCATGCAGCGGCGTGGAATGCGAAGGCGAGCTGCGTGTGGCCCTGGTCGATACGGCATCCGGTCGCGATATCAGCCACGCCTCCATGAGCCTGACCGATAGAGGTCGCACGTTGATTGTTGGCTGCCTGCAAGGTGCGCGTGGTGAAGGCAATCGCGATGTGGTGCGCGACTTCACGCGTGAAAGCCACGGCTTGCGCCCCAAGAACCTGCTGCTGTCGATCATCTATGTCATCGCCCAGGGGATGCATGCACGCGTACTGGGCGTCAGTGGCAAAACCCATCCCCTGCAGGGACGGCAAGGCTTCGTGGCGCCGTATGACGACTTCTGGCAGGAGAACGGCGGCAGCCTCGACGACCGAGGGTTCTATCTGCTGCCCGAACGCGAACCGATACGACTGGAGTCAGCCGTGGAGAGCAAGAACCGCGCGGCATTCCGCCGTCGCGAGGCGTTGCGGCAGTCGGTATGCACTACCCTTTCGGAAGCGCTGTTCCGCCGCGGCTATCCCGAGATCGAGCAGGCATTGGGCAAGTTGCTGAGCACGAAGACCCAACCTGACGAGAAACTACCGTCCGACGGTGCCCTTGCCAGATAA
- a CDS encoding helix-turn-helix transcriptional regulator — protein MAENDTPTLALELRRGVIVLATLSQLRTPRYGYELRQALAEGGMPIEEGTLYPLLRRLETQEVLTSEWRTNEGAPRRYYVLSTEGRRLLKRLTETWYGLNEAMDRLLTNGGSDGR, from the coding sequence ATGGCTGAGAATGACACCCCGACTCTTGCGCTTGAGCTGCGCCGTGGCGTGATCGTGCTGGCAACGCTGTCGCAGCTGCGCACACCACGCTACGGGTATGAGCTACGGCAGGCACTTGCCGAAGGTGGCATGCCTATCGAAGAAGGGACGCTGTACCCCTTGCTGCGTCGTCTGGAGACGCAAGAAGTCCTGACCAGCGAATGGCGTACGAACGAGGGCGCACCACGGCGCTACTACGTGCTGAGCACGGAAGGCAGGCGTCTTCTCAAGCGGCTGACCGAGACCTGGTATGGCCTGAACGAAGCGATGGATCGGTTGCTCACCAATGGAGGATCCGATGGACGTTGA
- a CDS encoding peroxiredoxin produces MKSLIKLAALALVGTATLAAPAFAALKEGTQAPDFSAPAFLAGKAFTFKLADALKEGPVVVYFFPAAHTSGCNVEAHLFSQAIDQFKAMHTTVIGVTAGNTSELADFSKETEHCSGKFPVAADEGAKIAKEYDSTLQMKPGWSDRTSYVIDQSGKITHVYSNLSPTKHVQETLDAVKAIEKK; encoded by the coding sequence ATGAAGTCACTCATCAAGCTCGCCGCGCTCGCCCTGGTCGGTACCGCCACCCTGGCCGCACCGGCGTTCGCCGCACTGAAGGAAGGCACGCAGGCGCCCGACTTCTCGGCACCGGCCTTTCTCGCTGGCAAAGCCTTTACGTTCAAGCTCGCCGACGCGTTGAAGGAGGGCCCGGTGGTGGTCTATTTCTTCCCCGCCGCGCATACCTCCGGCTGCAATGTCGAAGCCCACCTGTTCTCCCAGGCCATCGATCAGTTCAAGGCGATGCATACGACGGTGATCGGCGTCACCGCCGGCAATACCAGCGAACTGGCGGACTTCTCAAAGGAAACCGAGCATTGCAGCGGCAAGTTCCCGGTCGCCGCCGATGAAGGCGCGAAGATCGCCAAGGAATACGACTCCACCTTGCAGATGAAGCCGGGCTGGTCGGACCGTACCTCCTATGTGATCGACCAGTCGGGGAAAATCACCCACGTCTATTCCAACCTGAGCCCCACCAAGCATGTTCAGGAGACGCTCGATGCGGTAAAGGCGATCGAGAAGAAGTAA
- a CDS encoding MnmC family methyltransferase has translation MSHYSGPLLTRPDTDALLAARDAGAAEWTGSLDLGCSNDSATLQANAWRWKGQPYPFPGKLKDRTIYYWDGEDFAPVSRFSGSLIKLVPTEWGAPTFEIDGIKMLPTAKDSPFEDARRKVALVEPKGKIVLDTCGGLGYFAACCLEAGVERIHSFEKNPDVLWLRTLNPWSPDPDAPASGGRLQLEHGDVSQTIMRIADNSVDALLHDPPRFGIAGELYSQAFYDQLARVLRRGGRLFHYTGSPNKLTSARDVPREVEKRLEKAGFKAQLALDGVLATRR, from the coding sequence GTGTCGCATTATTCCGGCCCTCTTCTTACGCGTCCCGATACCGACGCCCTGCTGGCTGCACGCGATGCTGGCGCGGCGGAATGGACCGGGTCGCTGGACCTCGGGTGCTCGAACGACAGCGCGACGTTGCAAGCGAATGCGTGGCGCTGGAAAGGCCAGCCCTACCCTTTTCCCGGCAAACTGAAAGATCGCACGATCTACTACTGGGACGGCGAGGATTTTGCGCCGGTATCGCGCTTTTCCGGCTCGCTGATCAAGCTGGTTCCTACCGAATGGGGCGCACCTACGTTCGAGATCGACGGCATCAAGATGCTGCCCACGGCGAAGGACTCGCCGTTCGAGGACGCGCGTCGCAAGGTGGCGCTGGTCGAGCCGAAGGGCAAGATAGTCCTCGATACCTGCGGGGGCCTTGGCTACTTCGCCGCCTGCTGCCTGGAGGCTGGCGTAGAGCGTATCCATTCGTTCGAAAAGAACCCGGATGTGCTGTGGTTGCGCACGCTCAATCCGTGGTCGCCGGATCCCGATGCGCCTGCCAGCGGCGGTCGCCTGCAGCTTGAGCATGGCGACGTATCTCAAACGATCATGCGCATCGCCGACAACTCGGTCGACGCGCTGCTGCACGACCCACCGCGCTTCGGCATCGCAGGCGAGCTTTATTCCCAGGCGTTCTACGATCAACTCGCGCGTGTACTTCGCCGCGGCGGTCGCCTGTTTCACTACACCGGCAGCCCGAACAAACTCACCAGTGCTCGCGATGTGCCGCGCGAAGTGGAAAAGCGTCTGGAGAAGGCCGGTTTCAAGGCACAATTGGCCTTGGATGGCGTATTGGCGACGCGGCGCTAA
- a CDS encoding helix-turn-helix domain-containing protein, which produces MVKRTTHNESLCGVARPLDAIGDGWSLLIVRDAFDGMRRFGEFQRSLGLAKNILAARLRHLVAYDIMETVPASDGSAYQEYILTEKGRALFPLLVALRQWGEDFFFEPGEAHVVLMDAKGRPVPKLLPRSQDGHVLGSEDTVVRLPSKRRSK; this is translated from the coding sequence ATGGTAAAGCGAACCACCCACAACGAATCTTTATGCGGCGTAGCGCGGCCGCTCGATGCCATAGGCGATGGTTGGTCGCTATTGATCGTGCGTGATGCGTTCGACGGCATGCGCCGATTTGGAGAGTTTCAGCGGAGTCTTGGGCTTGCCAAGAACATTCTGGCCGCGCGCCTGCGCCACCTCGTGGCTTACGACATCATGGAGACGGTGCCGGCGTCCGATGGCAGTGCCTATCAGGAATACATTCTGACGGAGAAGGGACGGGCACTGTTTCCGTTGTTGGTAGCGCTCAGGCAATGGGGCGAAGATTTTTTCTTTGAGCCCGGCGAGGCGCACGTGGTTCTGATGGATGCCAAAGGGCGACCTGTTCCGAAGCTTTTGCCACGCTCACAAGATGGGCATGTGTTGGGTTCGGAAGACACCGTCGTACGATTGCCTTCCAAGCGTCGATCAAAATAG
- a CDS encoding alpha/beta fold hydrolase → MIQSDETFNGSFPYSAKFTESPGFRMHYIDEGPRDGQVVLCLHGEPTWGYLFRHLVGALHENCRVLVPDHMGFGKSATPQDRTYWLQDHVDNLERFVLALDLRDITLVMHDFGGPVGMGLAARHPDRIRRIIAANGPTPFGQASLVERLTTNAQVSPWFQWIMKAQSQDRLKTVLGELGFNILSTLKLNGFENHALISDTWLRAYGAHFMDPSDSAGVIGWAEGFAINAHRFETPDAGARRQIQSRPALAIWGLADRTLHAEHFLPLFSELFPQAPIHRLAGVGHYCLEDGPDTIAAHVTAFMRQT, encoded by the coding sequence ATGATCCAGTCCGACGAAACATTCAACGGCAGCTTTCCCTATTCCGCGAAATTCACCGAGTCCCCAGGCTTTCGGATGCATTACATCGATGAAGGGCCACGTGACGGGCAAGTAGTGCTTTGCCTGCATGGCGAACCCACATGGGGCTATCTCTTCCGGCATCTGGTTGGGGCATTGCATGAAAACTGTCGCGTGCTGGTGCCCGACCATATGGGCTTTGGAAAAAGCGCAACACCGCAGGACCGTACCTATTGGCTCCAGGACCATGTCGATAATCTCGAACGCTTTGTGCTTGCGCTGGATCTGCGTGACATCACCCTGGTCATGCATGATTTCGGCGGCCCGGTCGGCATGGGACTGGCGGCGCGGCATCCAGATCGGATTCGCAGAATCATCGCTGCCAACGGCCCCACACCCTTCGGACAAGCCAGCCTCGTCGAGCGCCTGACGACAAATGCCCAGGTATCCCCCTGGTTTCAATGGATCATGAAAGCGCAATCGCAAGACCGCCTGAAAACCGTACTGGGCGAGCTCGGTTTCAATATTCTCAGCACGCTGAAGCTCAACGGCTTCGAAAATCATGCGTTGATCAGCGACACTTGGTTGCGTGCCTACGGAGCGCACTTCATGGACCCGTCCGACAGCGCAGGCGTTATCGGCTGGGCCGAGGGTTTTGCGATAAACGCGCACCGTTTCGAAACACCTGATGCAGGCGCAAGACGACAGATCCAGTCCAGGCCCGCGCTTGCGATCTGGGGACTGGCCGATCGCACGCTCCATGCCGAGCACTTCCTGCCCCTGTTTAGCGAACTGTTTCCTCAGGCACCTATCCACAGGTTGGCAGGCGTTGGACATTACTGCCTGGAGGATGGACCCGATACGATCGCCGCTCATGTAACAGCGTTCATGCGGCAAACCTGA
- a CDS encoding RebB family R body protein — protein MADETEVNSQITDAVSQVNETVLGSSEALTRAMADQVMAQAIGLAMQNAVAQQQQLYILRNAVTTAAARSILDSNPQEALRFASEALNSDDIAQTLERLSALAKNGPAGKSQEGK, from the coding sequence ATGGCAGACGAAACCGAAGTCAACAGCCAGATCACCGACGCGGTGTCCCAGGTCAACGAAACGGTGCTTGGCTCGTCCGAGGCACTGACGCGCGCCATGGCGGACCAGGTCATGGCGCAAGCCATCGGCCTGGCGATGCAGAATGCCGTTGCGCAACAGCAGCAGCTCTACATCCTGCGCAACGCCGTGACCACCGCTGCTGCTCGATCGATCCTCGATTCGAATCCGCAGGAAGCGTTGCGCTTTGCCAGCGAGGCGCTCAATTCCGACGATATCGCGCAAACGCTCGAGCGCCTGAGCGCACTGGCAAAGAACGGTCCCGCCGGCAAGTCGCAAGAAGGGAAATGA